A genomic stretch from Haemophilus parainfluenzae ATCC 33392 includes:
- the lysA gene encoding diaminopimelate decarboxylase: protein MDFFQYKNEQLYVEDLPVKQLAEEFGTPLYIYSRATLERHWHAFDSALGEHPHLICYAVKANSNIGILNVMAKLGSGFDIVSQGELERVLAAGGEASKVVFSGVAKSRAEIMRALEVGIRCFNVESVAELHHINQIAGEMGKVAPISLRVNPDVDAHTHPYISTGLKENKFGVSVDEAREVYKLATTLPHVKITGMDCHIGSQLTELQPFLDATDRLIRLIEQLKEDGITLKHLDLGGGLGVTYTDETPPHPSDYAAALLNKLKDYEDLEIILEPGRAITANAGILVAKVQYLKSNESRNFAITDTGMNDMIRPALYEAYMNIIEIDRTLEREKTIYDVVGPVCETSDFLGKQRELAIAEGDYIAQRSAGAYGASMSSNYNSRPRTAEVLVDGDKAHLIRRRENLSELWALESIAK from the coding sequence ATGGATTTTTTCCAATATAAAAACGAGCAACTTTATGTTGAAGATTTGCCCGTCAAACAACTCGCTGAAGAATTCGGCACACCGCTTTATATTTATTCGCGCGCTACGCTTGAGCGCCATTGGCATGCCTTTGATTCAGCCTTAGGAGAGCATCCGCACTTGATTTGTTATGCCGTTAAAGCCAATTCTAATATTGGTATCTTGAATGTCATGGCAAAATTAGGTTCTGGTTTTGATATCGTTTCGCAAGGCGAATTAGAACGTGTCTTAGCGGCTGGTGGAGAGGCTTCAAAAGTAGTCTTTTCTGGTGTAGCAAAATCTCGTGCCGAAATTATGCGAGCGTTAGAAGTAGGTATTCGTTGTTTTAATGTGGAATCTGTTGCGGAATTACATCACATCAACCAAATTGCGGGTGAAATGGGTAAAGTAGCCCCTATTTCTTTACGCGTAAACCCCGATGTCGATGCCCATACACATCCCTACATCTCCACTGGATTAAAAGAAAATAAATTTGGTGTGAGCGTAGATGAAGCGCGTGAGGTATATAAATTAGCAACAACCTTACCTCATGTGAAAATTACGGGTATGGATTGCCATATTGGCTCTCAGCTTACAGAATTACAACCCTTCTTAGATGCAACGGATCGCCTCATTCGTTTAATAGAACAGTTAAAAGAAGATGGTATTACGTTAAAACATTTAGATCTCGGTGGCGGTTTAGGCGTAACTTATACTGATGAAACGCCGCCGCATCCAAGTGATTATGCTGCTGCGTTACTGAATAAATTAAAAGATTATGAAGATCTCGAAATTATTCTAGAACCAGGTCGAGCGATTACGGCGAATGCGGGGATTTTAGTGGCTAAAGTGCAATACCTAAAAAGCAATGAAAGCCGTAACTTCGCAATTACCGATACTGGCATGAACGATATGATTCGCCCTGCACTCTATGAGGCTTATATGAACATCATTGAAATTGACCGCACTTTAGAGCGTGAAAAAACGATTTATGATGTTGTTGGCCCGGTATGTGAAACCTCTGATTTCTTAGGTAAACAGCGCGAGCTCGCCATTGCTGAAGGGGATTATATTGCTCAACGCTCTGCCGGCGCCTATGGTGCAAGTATGTCTTCAAACTATAATTCTCGTCCACGTACAGCAGAAGTGTTAGTAGATGGGGACAAGGCTCATTTAATTCGCCGCAGAGAAAATCTTAGTGAGTTATGGGCACTAGAAAGCATCGCGAAATAA
- the hemN gene encoding oxygen-independent coproporphyrinogen III oxidase produces MSEIIWDLALIQKYNQSGPRYTSYPTALEFNESYTNEDFIAAANRYPERPLSLYVHIPFCHKLCYFCGCNKVITRHQHKADIYLDYLEKEIKARSELFKNRVATQVHWGGGTPTYLTEEQSDRLMKMLKDHFTIAADAEVSIEMDPREIELDMLDHLRNIGFNRISMGVQDFNKAVQKAVNREQDEEFVNALLVRARELGFQSTNLDLIYGLPLQNVESFMFTLHKVIELNPDRLSIFNYAHLPSRFAGQAKIKEEQLPPPETKLEILQKTIETLGNAGYKFIGMDHFAKPDDELAVAQEKGVLHRNFQGYTTQEECDLLGLGVSAISLLGDTYAQNQKELKHYYHDIEHSGIALHKGLAMTEEDCLRRDVIKQLICNFKLDFAPIEKQYNIDFKKYFAEDLQLLQPLLEDGLISETETGLQVSPKGRLLIRNICLCFDTYSRAAAKRQQFSRII; encoded by the coding sequence ATGTCTGAAATTATTTGGGATCTTGCGTTAATTCAAAAATATAACCAATCAGGACCTCGTTATACATCTTATCCAACTGCATTAGAATTTAATGAAAGTTATACAAACGAAGATTTTATTGCAGCGGCTAATCGTTATCCGGAAAGACCACTTTCCCTTTACGTACACATTCCGTTTTGTCACAAACTTTGCTATTTCTGTGGCTGTAATAAGGTGATTACTCGTCATCAACATAAGGCGGATATTTATCTTGATTATCTTGAAAAAGAAATCAAAGCGCGTTCAGAATTATTCAAAAATCGTGTTGCGACTCAAGTACATTGGGGGGGCGGTACACCGACTTATTTGACAGAAGAGCAATCTGATCGTTTGATGAAGATGCTTAAAGATCATTTTACGATTGCGGCTGATGCAGAAGTTAGTATTGAGATGGACCCACGCGAAATAGAGCTCGATATGCTTGATCATTTACGCAATATTGGTTTTAACCGAATTAGCATGGGTGTACAAGATTTCAATAAAGCGGTTCAAAAAGCGGTAAACCGTGAACAAGATGAAGAGTTTGTGAATGCATTACTTGTTCGTGCTCGTGAGTTAGGTTTCCAATCGACCAACCTTGATTTAATTTATGGATTGCCACTTCAAAATGTGGAAAGTTTTATGTTTACATTACATAAAGTGATTGAATTAAATCCAGATCGTTTGAGTATCTTTAACTATGCCCATTTGCCAAGTCGATTTGCAGGACAAGCAAAAATTAAAGAAGAGCAATTACCGCCACCGGAAACTAAATTAGAGATCTTACAAAAAACGATCGAAACCTTAGGTAATGCAGGCTATAAGTTTATCGGTATGGATCATTTTGCTAAACCTGATGACGAATTAGCGGTTGCTCAAGAGAAAGGTGTATTACACCGAAATTTCCAAGGCTATACCACACAAGAAGAATGTGATTTGCTTGGTTTAGGTGTATCAGCCATTAGTTTATTAGGTGATACATATGCTCAAAACCAAAAAGAATTAAAACATTATTATCATGATATAGAACATTCAGGTATTGCACTGCATAAAGGTTTAGCCATGACAGAAGAAGATTGCTTACGCCGTGATGTGATTAAGCAATTGATTTGTAACTTTAAGCTTGATTTTGCACCAATTGAAAAACAATATAATATTGATTTCAAAAAGTATTTTGCTGAAGATTTACAGTTATTACAGCCATTACTTGAAGATGGATTAATTTCTGAAACAGAAACTGGCTTACAAGTTTCGCCTAAAGGTCGCTTATTAATCCGTAATATTTGTTTATGCTTTGATACCTATTCAAGAGCTGCGGCAAAACGACAACAATTCTCTCGAATTATTTAG
- a CDS encoding DUF2489 domain-containing protein has translation MWPIILSIIALGIIAGVSFYAFKLLRKLRHQNTLIKQAKIERTKRLKESMVIIAKAMQNRDCNHSEGVIRLSMLLLPFGQSLKPYQAMYALYNIVKEMPTHEARKALLKKERMKLDLERESAEAKFEEEIMLELRQFLNDVEKFGEA, from the coding sequence ATGTGGCCGATTATTTTAAGTATTATTGCTTTGGGAATTATTGCTGGCGTGTCATTTTATGCTTTCAAATTACTTAGGAAGTTACGCCATCAAAACACTCTCATTAAACAGGCTAAAATAGAACGTACAAAACGCCTAAAAGAGAGTATGGTAATTATCGCTAAAGCGATGCAGAATAGAGATTGCAACCATTCAGAAGGGGTGATTCGTTTATCAATGCTTTTACTCCCTTTTGGACAATCTTTAAAGCCATATCAAGCTATGTATGCACTTTATAATATTGTAAAAGAAATGCCTACGCATGAAGCTCGGAAAGCATTGTTAAAAAAAGAAAGAATGAAACTCGATCTTGAGCGAGAAAGTGCAGAAGCAAAATTTGAAGAAGAAATTATGTTGGAGTTACGTCAGTTTTTAAATGACGTAGAGAAATTTGGGGAAGCTTAA
- the yihI gene encoding Der GTPase-activating protein YihI — translation MARKKKTRKISDIMPIRKSDKKPEAPKLSGKKLTRYELDAKAREDKKKRKHKGLASGSRHSNAEQNKNNQVVEQKDPRIGSRKKVPLIVEFVNKPEKGMTIPAVKEPKKLLPEIELERLENNEILNELLDALDEGKTISKADQQFVDECLDRIAQLMEELGIQDEEETEDDLYRTFEKIDINQFR, via the coding sequence ATGGCTCGTAAAAAGAAAACTCGTAAAATTAGCGATATTATGCCAATTCGTAAATCGGATAAGAAACCTGAAGCACCGAAGCTATCAGGTAAGAAATTAACACGTTATGAATTAGACGCTAAGGCAAGAGAAGATAAGAAAAAACGTAAACATAAAGGTTTAGCATCTGGTTCTCGTCATAGTAACGCAGAGCAAAATAAAAATAACCAAGTTGTTGAACAAAAAGATCCGCGTATTGGTAGCCGTAAAAAGGTCCCACTGATTGTTGAATTTGTGAATAAGCCTGAGAAAGGAATGACAATTCCAGCGGTAAAAGAACCGAAAAAACTTTTACCTGAAATTGAGTTAGAGCGATTAGAAAATAATGAAATTCTAAATGAATTGTTGGATGCCTTAGATGAAGGCAAAACGATTAGTAAAGCTGATCAACAATTTGTGGATGAATGTTTAGATCGTATTGCTCAGTTAATGGAAGAATTAGGTATTCAAGATGAAGAAGAGACAGAGGATGACCTCTATCGAACCTTCGAGAAAATTGATATCAACCAATTCAGATAA